A part of Halobaculum sp. MBLA0143 genomic DNA contains:
- a CDS encoding DUF5793 family protein, producing MRRDYFELEVDSVGWVENDDDPRRPHVYIDFHGPEDLLHDRLTDPGGDLLDAAETDVAFRLQEAHESNPEAPGVVGVTNRVTGEFIVELNEEAEDVLQFIRAAREFGESVGDDDGQFAVEIAVDGEELVTYEKETFLVYDAEGNLLRTESLIPSGVEL from the coding sequence ATGAGGCGCGACTACTTCGAACTGGAGGTGGACAGCGTCGGTTGGGTCGAGAACGACGACGACCCCAGACGCCCCCACGTCTACATCGACTTCCACGGCCCGGAGGACCTACTGCACGACCGCCTGACTGACCCCGGCGGCGATCTGTTGGACGCGGCGGAGACGGACGTCGCCTTCCGACTCCAAGAGGCACACGAGAGCAACCCGGAGGCGCCGGGTGTGGTCGGCGTCACCAACCGCGTCACCGGGGAGTTCATCGTCGAGCTGAACGAGGAGGCCGAGGACGTACTCCAGTTCATCCGCGCGGCCCGCGAGTTCGGCGAGAGCGTCGGCGACGACGACGGCCAGTTCGCGGTGGAGATCGCCGTCGACGGCGAGGAACTCGTCACCTACGAGAAGGAGACGTTCTTGGTGTACGACGCCGAGGGGAACCTCCTGCGGACGGAGAGTCTGATCCCCTCCGGCGTCGAACTCTGA
- a CDS encoding SDR family oxidoreductase produces the protein MDEQTVVVTGATRGVGRAVAAEFADEGADVVICARDPERVTETAEELDADAAGSVTGQRADVRDEYDLERLLETAAEHGTPGVDVVVANAAVFHGSPGDSPITEASYSRFDDSYQTNVRGVFGTLRESLPHLAEGARLLVPSGAVAREAKPGLGAYAVSKAGAEAVVRQFHADADADAFVLDLGLVATELTGDESGRDPERVAAMFTWAAREADPEEHGGDVIDLRVWKRASR, from the coding sequence ATGGACGAGCAGACAGTCGTCGTGACGGGTGCGACACGAGGTGTCGGACGAGCGGTCGCCGCGGAGTTCGCAGACGAGGGCGCAGACGTAGTGATCTGTGCCCGCGACCCCGAGCGGGTGACGGAGACGGCAGAGGAACTGGACGCCGACGCGGCCGGCAGCGTGACCGGCCAGCGGGCGGACGTGCGCGACGAGTACGACCTAGAACGACTGCTGGAGACGGCCGCAGAACACGGCACGCCCGGCGTGGACGTGGTCGTCGCCAACGCCGCCGTCTTCCACGGGTCCCCCGGTGACTCGCCCATCACCGAGGCGTCGTACAGCAGGTTCGACGACAGCTACCAGACGAACGTCCGAGGCGTGTTCGGGACGCTCCGTGAGTCGCTGCCCCACCTCGCCGAGGGTGCGCGGTTGTTGGTGCCGTCGGGTGCCGTCGCGCGCGAGGCCAAGCCGGGGCTGGGGGCGTACGCCGTCTCGAAGGCCGGCGCGGAGGCGGTCGTCCGGCAGTTCCACGCCGACGCCGACGCCGACGCGTTCGTGCTGGACCTGGGGCTCGTCGCCACGGAGCTGACGGGCGACGAGAGCGGCCGCGACCCGGAGCGTGTCGCGGCGATGTTCACCTGGGCCGCCCGGGAGGCCGACCCCGAGGAACACGGCGGCGACGTGATCGACCTGCGGGTCTGGAAGCGGGCGAGCCGCTGA
- a CDS encoding phytoene desaturase family protein, giving the protein MSRPASSPGREPRDLSGVAGDDVVVVGSGFGGLSTACYLADAGANVTVLEKNEQLGGRASVLERDGFRFDMGPSWYLMPDVFENFFGHFGKSPDDYYELERLDPHYRMFFKDGDRVDMTPDLERNKELFESYEDGAGEAFDEYLEKSERNYEIGMEHFVYEHRDRLRDFVDTDVLRHSWGLSLIGSMQDHVEDYFDNPKLQQIMQYTLVFLGGSPNNTPALYNLMSHVDFNLGVFYPEGGTGAVVDAMVDLGRELGVTYRTDAPVSEIAGQRGGFAVRTETGETHLPDRVVSNADMAHTERELLPERKRQYDDDYWDSRTYAPSAYLLYLGVEGDVDDLAHHSLVLPTDWDPHFDKIFDNPEWPDDPAYYLCVPSKTDDTVAPEGHSNLFALVPIAAGLEDTPELREEFRDLVLDDIAENTGVDLRDRIVVEESFSVEDFAGRYNSEQGTALGMAHTLRQTAPFRPGHTSSEVDGLYYTGSFTTPGIGVPMCLISGLLTAEVMGRE; this is encoded by the coding sequence ATGTCACGACCAGCCTCCAGTCCCGGACGCGAGCCCCGCGATCTCTCCGGGGTCGCGGGCGACGACGTGGTCGTCGTCGGGAGCGGCTTCGGTGGTCTCTCGACGGCCTGTTATCTCGCCGACGCCGGGGCGAACGTCACCGTCTTGGAGAAGAACGAGCAGTTGGGCGGTCGGGCGTCCGTGCTCGAACGGGACGGCTTCCGGTTCGACATGGGGCCGTCCTGGTACCTGATGCCCGACGTGTTCGAGAACTTCTTCGGCCACTTCGGGAAGTCGCCCGACGACTACTACGAGTTGGAGCGGCTCGACCCCCACTACCGGATGTTCTTCAAGGACGGGGATCGGGTGGACATGACGCCGGATCTCGAACGCAACAAGGAGCTGTTCGAGTCCTACGAGGACGGCGCCGGCGAGGCCTTCGACGAGTACCTCGAGAAGTCCGAGCGTAACTACGAGATCGGGATGGAACACTTCGTGTACGAACACCGCGACCGGCTGCGGGACTTCGTCGACACGGACGTGTTGCGCCACTCCTGGGGGTTGTCGCTGATCGGGTCGATGCAGGACCACGTCGAGGACTACTTCGACAACCCGAAGCTCCAACAGATCATGCAGTACACGCTGGTGTTCCTCGGCGGCTCGCCGAACAACACGCCGGCGTTGTACAACCTGATGAGTCACGTCGACTTCAACCTCGGCGTGTTCTACCCCGAAGGTGGGACCGGCGCGGTCGTCGACGCGATGGTCGATCTCGGACGCGAGTTGGGTGTGACCTACCGGACGGACGCCCCGGTGTCGGAGATCGCCGGCCAACGCGGTGGGTTCGCCGTCCGGACGGAGACCGGCGAGACGCACCTCCCGGACCGTGTCGTCTCGAACGCGGACATGGCCCACACCGAGCGAGAACTGCTGCCGGAACGGAAACGCCAGTACGACGACGACTACTGGGACTCCCGGACGTACGCCCCGTCGGCGTACCTGTTGTATCTCGGCGTGGAGGGCGACGTGGACGATCTCGCCCACCACTCGCTGGTGTTGCCGACGGACTGGGACCCGCACTTCGACAAGATCTTCGACAACCCGGAGTGGCCCGACGACCCGGCCTACTACCTGTGTGTCCCGTCGAAGACGGACGATACGGTCGCGCCGGAGGGCCACTCGAACCTGTTCGCGCTCGTCCCGATCGCCGCCGGGTTGGAGGACACCCCCGAACTGCGCGAGGAGTTCCGCGACCTGGTGTTGGACGACATCGCCGAGAACACCGGGGTGGACCTCCGGGACCGGATCGTCGTCGAGGAGTCGTTCTCCGTCGAGGACTTCGCCGGACGGTACAACTCCGAGCAGGGGACGGCGCTGGGAATGGCCCACACGCTCCGCCAGACCGCGCCGTTCCGACCGGGTCACACCTCCTCGGAGGTGGACGGGCTGTACTACACCGGGTCGTTCACGACCCCCGGTATCGGCGTGCCGATGTGTCTCATCAGCGGACTCCTCACCGCCGAAGTGATGGGTCGCGAGTGA
- a CDS encoding prenyltransferase: MSAATTTHGAALPRLRYLLKLSRPRFWPYLAGPVVVGVAGAAASVPELFAPLNFLLFGFFLVPANVQLYGVNDVFDADVDEDNPKKDDKEVRYGGDRLVPAAVTLTSLAGLALFALVPRVAWPYLAAYFLLAVEYSAPPFRFKTTPFLDSVSNGLYILPGAVAYATVTGTHPPASALVGGWLWSMGMHTFSAIPDIEPDREAGIRTTATVLGEERTYAYCAATWLASGVAFAFLDTRIALPLLAYPVVVFGIYWSDVPVDRAYWWYPALNTLVGALLTMGLLTRIVPPEAVLP, encoded by the coding sequence GTGAGCGCAGCGACCACCACCCACGGGGCGGCGTTGCCGCGGCTCCGCTACCTCCTGAAGCTGTCGCGTCCACGCTTCTGGCCGTACCTCGCCGGCCCGGTCGTCGTCGGCGTCGCCGGCGCGGCCGCGAGCGTCCCGGAGCTGTTCGCCCCGTTGAACTTCCTGTTGTTCGGGTTCTTCCTCGTACCCGCGAACGTGCAGTTGTACGGCGTCAACGACGTGTTCGACGCCGACGTCGACGAGGACAATCCGAAGAAGGACGATAAGGAGGTGCGGTACGGCGGCGACAGGCTCGTCCCCGCGGCCGTCACTCTGACGTCGTTGGCCGGGCTGGCGTTGTTCGCGCTCGTCCCCCGGGTGGCGTGGCCGTACCTGGCGGCGTACTTCCTGTTGGCAGTGGAGTACAGCGCGCCGCCGTTCCGGTTCAAGACCACGCCGTTCCTCGACTCCGTCTCCAACGGGCTGTACATCCTCCCCGGGGCGGTGGCGTACGCGACTGTGACGGGCACACACCCGCCGGCGTCGGCGCTCGTCGGCGGCTGGCTCTGGTCGATGGGGATGCACACGTTCTCCGCCATCCCGGACATCGAGCCGGATCGGGAGGCGGGCATCCGGACGACCGCGACCGTCCTCGGTGAAGAACGGACGTACGCCTACTGTGCGGCGACGTGGCTGGCCTCCGGGGTCGCGTTCGCGTTCCTCGACACCCGGATCGCGCTGCCGCTCCTGGCGTACCCAGTGGTCGTGTTCGGCATCTACTGGTCGGACGTTCCGGTCGACCGGGCGTACTGGTGGTACCCGGCGTTGAACACGCTCGTCGGCGCGCTGCTGACGATGGGGCTGCTCACTCGGATCGTCCCGCCGGAGGCGGTGTTGCCGTGA
- the cruF gene encoding bisanhydrobacterioruberin hydratase, protein MSTRTEVSEWLPDSRREAERRFDRLVRENRFTISAFFPLNGIVLLVASAEGWLPEPLAFHGLLILSGTLVMRSPLVAGVAPVAKRKTVAAVGLLAAYAYGIEYVGVHTGWPYGRFEYVVDLGPALAGVPVGLPVFFIPLVVNAYLLVLLLLGDRADGGLGAAAVRLGAVIALVLTMDVVLDPGAVALGFWRYFEPGAPVLGGLLSSAGGFYGVPLSNYAGWVLSSAVAVGLLDWGFDRRALRERMSECEFMLDDMVSFVLLWGGLNLWFGNLVSVAVAGVIGAGLWRTDRFDADLIASQFGEGS, encoded by the coding sequence GTGAGCACCCGCACCGAGGTGTCGGAGTGGCTGCCAGACTCCCGTCGGGAGGCCGAGCGCCGGTTCGACCGACTGGTTCGGGAGAATCGCTTCACCATCTCCGCGTTCTTCCCGCTCAACGGGATCGTCCTGCTGGTCGCCAGCGCCGAAGGCTGGCTCCCGGAGCCGTTGGCGTTCCACGGTCTGTTGATCCTCTCCGGCACACTCGTCATGCGGTCGCCGCTCGTCGCCGGGGTCGCCCCCGTGGCCAAGCGGAAGACCGTGGCCGCCGTCGGTCTGCTCGCGGCGTACGCCTACGGCATCGAGTACGTCGGCGTCCACACCGGCTGGCCGTACGGTCGCTTCGAGTACGTCGTCGATCTCGGACCGGCGTTGGCGGGAGTCCCCGTCGGTCTCCCGGTGTTCTTCATCCCGCTCGTCGTCAACGCCTACCTCCTCGTGTTGCTCCTCTTGGGCGACCGCGCGGACGGCGGGCTCGGGGCCGCCGCGGTCCGGCTCGGCGCCGTGATCGCGCTCGTGCTCACGATGGACGTGGTGTTGGACCCCGGCGCCGTCGCACTGGGGTTCTGGCGGTACTTCGAGCCGGGCGCGCCCGTCCTGGGGGGGCTGTTGTCCTCCGCCGGCGGCTTCTACGGCGTCCCACTGTCGAACTACGCCGGCTGGGTGCTGTCGTCGGCTGTCGCCGTCGGCCTCCTGGACTGGGGGTTCGACCGAAGAGCGCTGCGCGAGCGGATGTCGGAGTGCGAGTTCATGCTCGACGACATGGTGAGCTTCGTACTCCTGTGGGGCGGGCTGAATCTCTGGTTCGGGAATCTGGTGTCGGTCGCCGTCGCTGGGGTGATCGGCGCCGGGCTGTGGCGGACTGACCGGTTCGACGCCGATCTGATCGCGTCACAGTTTGGAGAGGGGTCGTAG
- a CDS encoding RNA methyltransferase, translating into MSEYAVVVVEPETPGNVGTIARSMKNFGLYDLKLVDPPEIGEGTEAYGFAGHAREDVLPNADSVTFDEVVERYHTVGFTGITGEDATSHTRFPYTTPAELRDDLATVEADTALVFGRESRGLNNDELARLDQVASIPANPEYPVLNLGQAATVTLYELRELFLDDTHLPDREHERATEAEIERLYEQFERYLDAVEPRDHVRARAGRLLRRLVGRAHPTDRETTTLTGLFRKTADRWNVVDDGAEGDESDGSDAGSGDDEAA; encoded by the coding sequence ATGAGCGAGTACGCCGTCGTCGTCGTGGAGCCGGAGACGCCGGGCAACGTCGGCACGATCGCGCGGTCGATGAAGAACTTCGGGCTGTACGATCTGAAGCTCGTCGACCCCCCGGAGATCGGCGAGGGGACGGAGGCGTACGGCTTCGCGGGCCACGCCCGCGAGGACGTGCTCCCGAACGCGGACAGCGTCACCTTCGACGAGGTCGTCGAACGGTACCACACCGTCGGGTTCACCGGGATCACGGGCGAGGACGCGACGAGCCACACCAGGTTCCCGTACACGACGCCGGCGGAGCTCCGAGACGACCTCGCCACAGTCGAGGCGGACACGGCGCTCGTGTTCGGCCGGGAGTCGCGCGGGCTGAACAACGACGAACTCGCGCGGCTGGACCAGGTAGCGTCGATCCCAGCCAACCCGGAGTACCCCGTGTTGAACCTGGGGCAGGCGGCGACGGTGACGCTGTACGAACTTCGAGAGCTGTTCTTAGACGACACCCACCTCCCGGACAGAGAACACGAGCGGGCGACGGAGGCGGAGATCGAACGGCTGTACGAGCAGTTCGAGCGGTACCTGGACGCGGTCGAGCCGCGGGATCACGTCCGCGCCCGGGCCGGGCGCCTCCTCCGACGGCTCGTCGGCCGCGCGCACCCGACGGACCGCGAGACGACGACCCTGACGGGGCTGTTCCGGAAGACCGCAGATCGGTGGAACGTCGTCGACGACGGGGCAGAGGGAGACGAGAGCGACGGGAGTGACGCCGGCAGCGGCGACGACGAGGCTGCCTGA
- the purM gene encoding phosphoribosylformylglycinamidine cyclo-ligase, giving the protein MDDDTADGSDDGRVDGDDAGDTTETDDTAEGLTYAEAGVDVGASEAATAALVSAADSQGADGTYAGLIEAGDGYLGLATDGVGTKLLVAEALSDYSTVGIDCVAMNANDLVAAGVEPAAFVDYLAVEEPGEDVAEQIGEGLAVGAERAGVALLGGETAVMPEVIRDLDLAGTCAGFATDADLFPGVAQPGDALVGWPSSGIHSNGLTLAREAVTRDHEYTDPCPFGDYDTLGAALLEPTRIYADLLEPMRTHGVRAAAHVTGGGWGNLERLGDHAYRVDDPCPAQPVFEFVREAGGVSDAEMHRTFNVGTGFVAALPPAEADDLAATTDGRVVGRVAETDGDATVSIRGLEL; this is encoded by the coding sequence ATGGACGACGACACCGCGGACGGGAGCGACGACGGGCGCGTGGACGGAGACGACGCGGGTGACACGACCGAGACCGACGACACGGCCGAGGGGCTCACCTACGCCGAGGCGGGCGTGGACGTGGGCGCGAGCGAGGCGGCGACGGCGGCGTTGGTGTCGGCCGCGGACAGCCAGGGCGCAGACGGGACGTACGCGGGGCTGATCGAGGCGGGCGACGGCTACCTCGGGCTGGCGACGGACGGCGTCGGGACGAAGCTGCTGGTTGCGGAGGCGCTGTCGGACTACTCCACCGTCGGAATCGACTGCGTGGCGATGAACGCCAACGACCTGGTCGCGGCGGGCGTGGAGCCGGCGGCGTTCGTCGACTACCTCGCCGTCGAGGAGCCCGGCGAGGACGTAGCCGAGCAGATCGGCGAGGGGCTGGCGGTCGGTGCCGAGCGGGCGGGCGTCGCGTTGTTGGGCGGCGAGACGGCGGTGATGCCGGAGGTGATCCGGGACCTGGACCTGGCGGGCACCTGCGCGGGCTTCGCCACGGACGCGGACCTGTTCCCGGGCGTCGCCCAGCCGGGCGACGCGCTCGTCGGGTGGCCCTCCTCGGGGATCCACTCCAACGGGCTGACGCTGGCCCGCGAGGCGGTGACCCGCGATCACGAGTACACGGATCCGTGTCCGTTCGGGGACTACGACACGTTGGGCGCGGCGTTGTTGGAGCCGACGCGGATCTACGCGGATCTGTTGGAGCCGATGCGAACCCACGGGGTCCGGGCGGCCGCTCACGTCACCGGCGGCGGCTGGGGCAACCTCGAGCGGCTGGGCGACCACGCCTACCGCGTGGACGACCCGTGTCCGGCACAGCCCGTCTTCGAGTTCGTCCGAGAGGCCGGCGGGGTGTCCGACGCGGAGATGCACCGCACGTTCAACGTCGGCACGGGGTTCGTCGCGGCGCTCCCGCCGGCCGAGGCCGACGACTTGGCGGCCACAACCGACGGGCGCGTGGTCGGTCGGGTCGCGGAGACGGACGGGGACGCGACCGTGTCGATTCGGGGGTTGGAGCTGTGA
- a CDS encoding DNA-3-methyladenine glycosylase yields the protein MGPLVAEHGPLTLDPADDAFARLVVSIVRQQVSTDAAAAIRERVFDAVTVAPAKVLAADPEALREAGLSGQKVRYVRAAAEAFRDHPERYARETLAEQSNDEVRERLTEITGVGRWTADMQLLFTLGRPDVFPVGDLGVRRGVERLVDAELSRAEIRERARRWAPYRSYASLHLWANED from the coding sequence CTGGGACCGCTCGTCGCCGAACACGGTCCGTTGACGCTGGACCCCGCAGACGACGCGTTCGCGCGGCTCGTCGTGTCGATCGTTCGACAACAGGTGTCGACGGACGCCGCCGCGGCGATCCGGGAACGGGTGTTCGACGCCGTGACGGTCGCGCCGGCGAAGGTGCTCGCGGCCGACCCAGAGGCGCTGAGAGAGGCCGGCCTGTCCGGCCAGAAGGTTCGGTACGTCCGGGCGGCCGCCGAGGCGTTCCGGGACCACCCGGAGCGGTACGCCCGGGAGACGCTGGCCGAGCAGTCGAACGACGAGGTTCGGGAACGACTGACTGAGATCACCGGGGTCGGCCGTTGGACCGCCGACATGCAGCTGTTGTTCACGCTCGGTCGGCCGGACGTGTTCCCGGTCGGCGACCTCGGGGTCAGACGCGGGGTGGAACGCCTCGTCGACGCGGAGCTGTCGCGGGCGGAGATCCGCGAGCGAGCCCGCCGGTGGGCGCCGTACCGCAGCTACGCGAGCTTGCACCTCTGGGCGAACGAGGACTGA
- a CDS encoding TetR/AcrR family transcriptional regulator, with translation MTETETETTTETDEAGPEADRETTVEAETEFTEAQAAIMEATYCAVCEYGYADVTMQDIADRTDRSKAALHYHFDGRDDLFRRFLSYLHDDFVATTADPPGDTPAERLVALLQTVLSTPDDVDDEGVEFTTAFLEMKAQAPYSEPLRDGLHRIDEHLVDQVAELVAAGVDAGEFPPETDAEAVASFVSTYLHGTWTRSVAAGSDVASMRDRLVAYVTEDLLAPEATVRTDLVEVGE, from the coding sequence ATGACAGAGACCGAGACAGAGACGACGACGGAGACGGACGAGGCCGGTCCGGAGGCGGACCGCGAGACAACGGTAGAGGCGGAGACAGAGTTCACGGAGGCGCAGGCGGCCATCATGGAGGCGACGTACTGTGCGGTGTGTGAGTACGGTTACGCCGACGTGACGATGCAGGACATCGCCGACCGGACGGACCGGAGCAAGGCGGCGCTCCACTACCACTTCGACGGGCGCGACGACCTGTTCCGTCGGTTCCTCTCGTACCTCCACGACGACTTCGTGGCGACGACCGCCGACCCGCCGGGCGACACCCCGGCCGAGCGGCTCGTCGCCCTGCTCCAGACGGTGTTGTCGACACCCGACGACGTCGACGACGAGGGTGTGGAGTTCACGACCGCGTTCCTGGAGATGAAGGCACAGGCGCCGTACAGCGAACCGCTCCGCGACGGGCTCCACCGCATCGACGAACACCTCGTGGACCAGGTGGCCGAACTCGTCGCCGCGGGCGTCGACGCGGGCGAGTTCCCGCCGGAGACGGACGCGGAGGCGGTGGCGTCGTTCGTCAGCACGTACCTCCACGGCACTTGGACCCGGTCGGTCGCGGCCGGCAGCGACGTGGCCAGCATGCGCGACCGACTCGTGGCGTACGTGACGGAGGACCTCCTCGCGCCGGAGGCGACGGTCCGGACCGACCTCGTGGAGGTGGGAGAGTGA
- a CDS encoding MATE family efflux transporter has protein sequence MSLRERVGALFKGRDEFDLTSGEIGKPLFYLSLPIVVTNLLQTAYNLADTFWLGQFSTEALAAISFAFPMVFLLIAFGMGVSVAGSVLVAQHTGADEPSAAEYAASQTVTFAVLVAGVFGLIGFLGVETFAGVLGAQPDVAPLVGDYMRVISAGLPLMFGFFVFISLMRGYGDTITPMLVMFGTVVVNIVIDPFLIFGFENNPVFGMVAARGLEAQLLAATGYTGSGVAGAAYATVFSRGLAFVVGTAIMFQGTRGVQINLEDMVPDFSYAVKILRIGVPASIEGTGRALSVNLLLVVVGFFPTTVVAGYGIAVRVFSVVFLPAIAVARGVETMTGQNIGADEPDRAAAAARLAGKVMFGVLLGVGVVTWVAAAPIAAVFTDDPAVISVTEEFLRWVAPTFGFIGVMRAYTGSFRGAGKTLTAAVISITMLGVIRLPLAYFGVRPPAFLGIESLGTVGLWVAFAVSNTAGAIMAYLWYQRGTWRDADVRGEPAVDDDGGTDPDAVPVDD, from the coding sequence GTGAGTCTCCGCGAGCGCGTCGGCGCTCTGTTCAAGGGGCGCGACGAGTTCGACCTGACGAGCGGCGAGATCGGGAAGCCGTTGTTCTACCTCTCTCTGCCGATCGTCGTGACGAACCTGCTCCAGACGGCGTACAACCTCGCCGACACGTTCTGGCTGGGGCAGTTCAGCACGGAGGCGCTGGCGGCCATCTCCTTCGCGTTCCCGATGGTGTTCCTGTTGATCGCGTTCGGGATGGGAGTGTCGGTCGCTGGGTCCGTGCTCGTCGCCCAACACACCGGCGCAGACGAGCCGTCGGCCGCGGAGTACGCCGCTTCACAGACGGTGACGTTCGCCGTGCTCGTCGCGGGAGTGTTCGGGCTGATCGGCTTCCTCGGAGTGGAGACGTTCGCCGGCGTACTGGGCGCACAGCCGGACGTGGCGCCGTTGGTCGGCGACTACATGCGGGTCATCTCCGCCGGGCTCCCGCTGATGTTCGGGTTCTTCGTGTTCATCTCCCTGATGCGGGGGTACGGCGACACGATCACGCCGATGCTCGTCATGTTCGGGACGGTCGTCGTCAACATCGTGATCGACCCGTTCCTCATCTTCGGGTTCGAGAACAACCCCGTGTTCGGGATGGTCGCCGCCCGCGGGCTGGAGGCCCAACTGCTGGCCGCGACGGGCTACACCGGCAGTGGGGTCGCCGGCGCCGCCTACGCGACCGTCTTCTCGCGAGGTCTCGCGTTCGTCGTCGGCACCGCGATCATGTTCCAGGGGACCCGGGGCGTCCAGATCAACCTCGAGGACATGGTGCCGGACTTCTCGTACGCGGTCAAGATCCTGCGGATCGGCGTCCCCGCCTCGATCGAGGGAACCGGCCGGGCGCTGTCCGTCAACCTCCTCCTGGTCGTCGTCGGCTTCTTCCCGACGACCGTGGTCGCGGGCTACGGGATCGCCGTCCGGGTGTTCTCCGTCGTGTTCCTGCCGGCCATCGCCGTCGCACGGGGCGTCGAGACGATGACCGGCCAGAACATCGGCGCCGACGAGCCCGACCGGGCCGCGGCCGCCGCCAGGCTCGCGGGGAAGGTGATGTTCGGGGTCCTGTTGGGCGTCGGCGTCGTCACCTGGGTCGCCGCCGCCCCTATCGCAGCCGTGTTCACGGACGACCCCGCGGTGATTTCCGTCACGGAGGAGTTCCTGCGGTGGGTCGCGCCCACGTTCGGCTTCATCGGCGTGATGCGGGCCTACACCGGGAGCTTCCGCGGGGCCGGCAAGACGCTCACCGCCGCCGTGATCTCCATCACGATGCTGGGCGTGATCCGGCTCCCGCTTGCGTACTTCGGGGTCCGGCCGCCCGCCTTCCTCGGGATCGAGTCGCTGGGCACCGTCGGGCTGTGGGTGGCGTTCGCCGTCTCCAACACCGCCGGCGCGATCATGGCGTACCTCTGGTACCAGCGGGGCACCTGGCGCGACGCGGACGTGCGCGGTGAGCCGGCCGTCGACGACGACGGCGGCACCGACCCGGACGCCGTCCCTGTCGACGACTGA
- a CDS encoding nucleoside deaminase: MTQTPAPTEVYPNLDHERYTERALELAREAAERGDDPYGSLLVDPDAPDGPTVVAEARNAVVTDDDLREHPELHLAEWAGRELDPAVRERTVMYTSTEPCPMCAGGIRSAGLAAVVHSVSAERAAELAGHDDALPSRVVYDRTGAAVQSLGPVLPEAGAEIHREYR, translated from the coding sequence GTGACACAGACACCGGCCCCGACGGAGGTCTACCCGAATCTCGACCACGAACGGTACACGGAGCGCGCACTCGAACTAGCCCGCGAGGCGGCCGAGCGCGGCGACGATCCGTACGGCTCGTTGTTGGTCGACCCGGACGCACCGGACGGCCCGACGGTCGTCGCCGAGGCACGCAACGCGGTCGTCACCGACGACGACCTGCGGGAACACCCGGAGCTGCACCTCGCGGAGTGGGCCGGACGAGAACTGGACCCGGCGGTGCGTGAGCGGACGGTCATGTACACGAGCACGGAGCCGTGTCCGATGTGTGCCGGCGGGATTCGGAGCGCCGGGCTGGCGGCGGTCGTCCACTCCGTGTCCGCCGAGCGGGCCGCCGAGCTGGCGGGCCACGACGACGCCCTCCCCTCGCGGGTCGTGTACGACCGCACCGGCGCAGCCGTGCAGTCACTGGGTCCAGTGTTGCCCGAGGCCGGCGCAGAGATCCACCGCGAGTACCGCTGA
- a CDS encoding dodecin, with the protein MVFKKITLIGRSAESFDDATDDAVDRAEETLQNVHWVEVDELGVEVASVEDREYQAEVTVAFELEE; encoded by the coding sequence ATGGTGTTCAAGAAGATCACCCTGATCGGCCGGAGCGCAGAGAGCTTCGACGACGCGACCGACGACGCCGTCGACCGGGCAGAAGAGACGCTCCAGAACGTCCACTGGGTAGAGGTGGACGAGCTCGGCGTCGAGGTCGCCTCCGTCGAGGATCGGGAGTACCAAGCGGAGGTGACGGTCGCCTTCGAGTTGGAGGAGTGA